The window ATATACGATTTGATCCAGGTAAAATATTTCCATTTTCATCAACAAAAATATCATGAGGTCCTGCAGCAAAACTTCCATTTTCGGCATCTATCCAACGTAATTGATTTAAATAATTTAAAACAGCTTTACGTTGAGCAAGGTCATAACGATCTTCTCCATCTCCAACACCATGCCCCATAGCACGACTCATATCATACATAACAGAAGTTGCAACTGCTTTTATTCTTGTGTCCATAGCAGCAGCACTTAATCCCATTCCACCAAATCCACAGATTCCAATAACTCCTATACGTTCACGATCAACAAAAGATTGTAATCCTAAAAAATCTACAGCAGCACTAAAATCCTCGGTATTGATTTCAGGAGATGCTAGGTTTCTAGGTTGACCTCCACTTTCACCAGTGTATGATGGATCAAATGCGATTGTAACGAATCCACGTTCAGCCATTGTTTGCGCATATAATCCAGAAGATTGCTCTTTCACAGCTCCAAATGGTCCACTAATAGCAATTGCAGGGAGTTTTTGACCTGTAATATTTTTAGGAGTATATAGATCTCCAACTAAAGTTATACCATAACGATTTTTAAATGTTACTTTTTTATGATCAACTTTATTGCTCTTTTGGAAAACTTTATCCCAAGTAGTAGTGACAGTAACATCATTCATTTTTACATTTTTTGCCATAGCCACTTCTCCTCCTAAATTTAAAACTAAAACACTCATAAGAGTTAAAAATATCTTTCTCAATTTGACCTCCATTAATATAAATATCTAAAAATTCAACTATTGATTTGAAAATATTATATAATATAGTCTTCAACATATCTAATACTTATATTGAATATACTTTGATGCTTTAAAAGCATATAAAGTATTTTGAAAAATTATATTTGATTAAATTCAATTTGTAAAAATTCTAAGAATTTTTTAGCTGCTTTAGAGAAAACTTGATTTTTCTTCCAAATTATATCTAGATTTACTTCTAAA of the Cetobacterium sp. ZOR0034 genome contains:
- a CDS encoding alpha/beta hydrolase; the encoded protein is MRKIFLTLMSVLVLNLGGEVAMAKNVKMNDVTVTTTWDKVFQKSNKVDHKKVTFKNRYGITLVGDLYTPKNITGQKLPAIAISGPFGAVKEQSSGLYAQTMAERGFVTIAFDPSYTGESGGQPRNLASPEINTEDFSAAVDFLGLQSFVDRERIGVIGICGFGGMGLSAAAMDTRIKAVATSVMYDMSRAMGHGVGDGEDRYDLAQRKAVLNYLNQLRWIDAENGSFAAGPHDIFVDENGNILPGSNRILPESLPENPHPVLKEFFDYYREKLGYHKNSLNSNSAWNATMPLSFMNFPLLTYIDEISPRPILFVAGENAHSLYFSQDAYNAAAEPKELVIIPNANHVDLYFDINKIPFDKLEEFFKTNLK